In Callospermophilus lateralis isolate mCalLat2 chromosome 18, mCalLat2.hap1, whole genome shotgun sequence, one DNA window encodes the following:
- the Znf444 gene encoding zinc finger protein 444 isoform X7 translates to MCGKHLTGTSIDLSYPWPGETGAATPNPEGPMEVPVPQHLPVKQEGGVAEALTLDSPWHRFRHFHLGDAPGPREALGLLRALCRDWLQPEVHTKEQMLELLVLEQFLSALPADTQAWVCSRRPQSGEEAVALLEELWGPATSPNHSTAVRVSQDTAEGSGVSVGKEDRGMVPLAGDAVPGTEVPPAAGDTRAVRPYKQEPGSPPPAPPAPGLPVFLAAPGAASCPECGKTPLKPAHLQRHRQSHSSEKPHACPECGKAFRRKEHLRRHRGTHPGGPGPALRPLPAREKPHACCECGKTFYWREHLVRHRKTHSGARPFACWECGKGFGRREHVLRHQRIHGRAAASAQGTATPVPEGSGSFPPWPLG, encoded by the exons ATGTGCGGGAAG CACCTCACAGGGACCTCGATTGACCTGTCCTACCCGTGGCCAGGAGAGACAG GTGCTGCCACCCCCAACCCAGAAGGCCCCATGGAGGTCCCTGTGCCCCAGCACCTGCCAGTGAAGCAGGAGGGCGGGGTGGCCGAGGCCCTGACCCTGGACTCCCCGTGGCATCGCTTCCGCCACTTCCACCTGGGCGATGCGCCAGGGCCACGAGAGGCACTGGGGCTGCTCCGTGCCCTGTGCCGGGACTGGCTGCAGCCAGAGGTGCACACCAAGGAGCAGATGCTGGAGCTGCTGGTGCTAGAGCAGTTCCTGAGTGCCCTACCCGCGGACACCCAGGCCTGGGTGTGCAGTCGAAGGCCCCAGAGCGGGGAGGAGGCCGTGGCCCTGCTGGAGGAGCTCTGG GGACCAGCCACCTCCCCAAATCATTCAACAGCAGTGAGGGTATCTCAGGACACGGCAGAAGGCTCCGGGGTCAGTGTCGGAAAGGAAGATAGAGGGATGGTGCCTTTAG CAGGAGATGCAGTGCCTGGGACTGAGGTGCCGCCAGCAGCAGGGGACACCCGGGCCGTGCGCCCCTACAAGCAGGAGCCGGGCAGCCCACCGCCAGCACCTCCAGCGCCCGGCCTACCTGTCTTCTTGGCAGCCCCAGGCGCCGCGTCCTGCCCGGAGTGCGGCAAGACGCCCCTGAAGCCGGCCCACCTGCAGCGCCACCGGCAGAGCCACTCCAGTGAGAAGCCGCACGCCTGTCCCGAGTGCGGCAAGGCCTTCCGGCGCAAGGAGCACCTACGGCGACATCGCGGCACGCACCCTGGCGGCCCGGGCCCGGCCCTGCGCCCACTACCCGCGCGAGAGAAGCCACACGCATGCTGCGAGTGCGGCAAGACCTTCTACTGGCGTGAGCACCTCGTGCGCCACCGCAAGACGCACTCGGGCGCGCGGCCCTTTGCCTGCTGGGAGTGTGGCAAGGGCTTCGGGCGCCGGGAGCACGTATTGCGCCACCAGCGCATCCACGGCCGAGCGGCAGCTAGCGCACAGGGGACCGCCACGCCGGTCCCTGAGGGCAGCGGCTCATTCCCACCCTGGCCCCTTGGGTAG
- the Znf444 gene encoding zinc finger protein 444 isoform X4, with product MESGGVTITLSSAQHLTGTSIDLSYPWPGETGAATPNPEGPMEVPVPQHLPVKQEGGVAEALTLDSPWHRFRHFHLGDAPGPREALGLLRALCRDWLQPEVHTKEQMLELLVLEQFLSALPADTQAWVCSRRPQSGEEAVALLEELWGPATSPNHSTAVRVSQDTAEGSGVSVGKEDRGMVPLAGDAVPGTEVPPAAGDTRAVRPYKQEPGSPPPAPPAPGLPVFLAAPGAASCPECGKTPLKPAHLQRHRQSHSSEKPHACPECGKAFRRKEHLRRHRGTHPGGPGPALRPLPAREKPHACCECGKTFYWREHLVRHRKTHSGARPFACWECGKGFGRREHVLRHQRIHGRAAASAQGTATPVPEGSGSFPPWPLG from the exons ATGGAGTCCG GAGGAGTCACAATCACCCTTTCTTCAGCACAGCACCTCACAGGGACCTCGATTGACCTGTCCTACCCGTGGCCAGGAGAGACAG GTGCTGCCACCCCCAACCCAGAAGGCCCCATGGAGGTCCCTGTGCCCCAGCACCTGCCAGTGAAGCAGGAGGGCGGGGTGGCCGAGGCCCTGACCCTGGACTCCCCGTGGCATCGCTTCCGCCACTTCCACCTGGGCGATGCGCCAGGGCCACGAGAGGCACTGGGGCTGCTCCGTGCCCTGTGCCGGGACTGGCTGCAGCCAGAGGTGCACACCAAGGAGCAGATGCTGGAGCTGCTGGTGCTAGAGCAGTTCCTGAGTGCCCTACCCGCGGACACCCAGGCCTGGGTGTGCAGTCGAAGGCCCCAGAGCGGGGAGGAGGCCGTGGCCCTGCTGGAGGAGCTCTGG GGACCAGCCACCTCCCCAAATCATTCAACAGCAGTGAGGGTATCTCAGGACACGGCAGAAGGCTCCGGGGTCAGTGTCGGAAAGGAAGATAGAGGGATGGTGCCTTTAG CAGGAGATGCAGTGCCTGGGACTGAGGTGCCGCCAGCAGCAGGGGACACCCGGGCCGTGCGCCCCTACAAGCAGGAGCCGGGCAGCCCACCGCCAGCACCTCCAGCGCCCGGCCTACCTGTCTTCTTGGCAGCCCCAGGCGCCGCGTCCTGCCCGGAGTGCGGCAAGACGCCCCTGAAGCCGGCCCACCTGCAGCGCCACCGGCAGAGCCACTCCAGTGAGAAGCCGCACGCCTGTCCCGAGTGCGGCAAGGCCTTCCGGCGCAAGGAGCACCTACGGCGACATCGCGGCACGCACCCTGGCGGCCCGGGCCCGGCCCTGCGCCCACTACCCGCGCGAGAGAAGCCACACGCATGCTGCGAGTGCGGCAAGACCTTCTACTGGCGTGAGCACCTCGTGCGCCACCGCAAGACGCACTCGGGCGCGCGGCCCTTTGCCTGCTGGGAGTGTGGCAAGGGCTTCGGGCGCCGGGAGCACGTATTGCGCCACCAGCGCATCCACGGCCGAGCGGCAGCTAGCGCACAGGGGACCGCCACGCCGGTCCCTGAGGGCAGCGGCTCATTCCCACCCTGGCCCCTTGGGTAG
- the Znf444 gene encoding zinc finger protein 444 isoform X2 — protein MESGELCAHVREGGVTITLSSAQHLTGTSIDLSYPWPGETGAATPNPEGPMEVPVPQHLPVKQEGGVAEALTLDSPWHRFRHFHLGDAPGPREALGLLRALCRDWLQPEVHTKEQMLELLVLEQFLSALPADTQAWVCSRRPQSGEEAVALLEELWGPATSPNHSTAVRVSQDTAEGSGVSVGKEDRGMVPLGDAVPGTEVPPAAGDTRAVRPYKQEPGSPPPAPPAPGLPVFLAAPGAASCPECGKTPLKPAHLQRHRQSHSSEKPHACPECGKAFRRKEHLRRHRGTHPGGPGPALRPLPAREKPHACCECGKTFYWREHLVRHRKTHSGARPFACWECGKGFGRREHVLRHQRIHGRAAASAQGTATPVPEGSGSFPPWPLG, from the exons ATGGAGTCCGGTGAGCTCTGTGCGCATGTGCGGGAAG GAGGAGTCACAATCACCCTTTCTTCAGCACAGCACCTCACAGGGACCTCGATTGACCTGTCCTACCCGTGGCCAGGAGAGACAG GTGCTGCCACCCCCAACCCAGAAGGCCCCATGGAGGTCCCTGTGCCCCAGCACCTGCCAGTGAAGCAGGAGGGCGGGGTGGCCGAGGCCCTGACCCTGGACTCCCCGTGGCATCGCTTCCGCCACTTCCACCTGGGCGATGCGCCAGGGCCACGAGAGGCACTGGGGCTGCTCCGTGCCCTGTGCCGGGACTGGCTGCAGCCAGAGGTGCACACCAAGGAGCAGATGCTGGAGCTGCTGGTGCTAGAGCAGTTCCTGAGTGCCCTACCCGCGGACACCCAGGCCTGGGTGTGCAGTCGAAGGCCCCAGAGCGGGGAGGAGGCCGTGGCCCTGCTGGAGGAGCTCTGG GGACCAGCCACCTCCCCAAATCATTCAACAGCAGTGAGGGTATCTCAGGACACGGCAGAAGGCTCCGGGGTCAGTGTCGGAAAGGAAGATAGAGGGATGGTGCCTTTAG GAGATGCAGTGCCTGGGACTGAGGTGCCGCCAGCAGCAGGGGACACCCGGGCCGTGCGCCCCTACAAGCAGGAGCCGGGCAGCCCACCGCCAGCACCTCCAGCGCCCGGCCTACCTGTCTTCTTGGCAGCCCCAGGCGCCGCGTCCTGCCCGGAGTGCGGCAAGACGCCCCTGAAGCCGGCCCACCTGCAGCGCCACCGGCAGAGCCACTCCAGTGAGAAGCCGCACGCCTGTCCCGAGTGCGGCAAGGCCTTCCGGCGCAAGGAGCACCTACGGCGACATCGCGGCACGCACCCTGGCGGCCCGGGCCCGGCCCTGCGCCCACTACCCGCGCGAGAGAAGCCACACGCATGCTGCGAGTGCGGCAAGACCTTCTACTGGCGTGAGCACCTCGTGCGCCACCGCAAGACGCACTCGGGCGCGCGGCCCTTTGCCTGCTGGGAGTGTGGCAAGGGCTTCGGGCGCCGGGAGCACGTATTGCGCCACCAGCGCATCCACGGCCGAGCGGCAGCTAGCGCACAGGGGACCGCCACGCCGGTCCCTGAGGGCAGCGGCTCATTCCCACCCTGGCCCCTTGGGTAG
- the Znf444 gene encoding zinc finger protein 444 isoform X5 — MESGELCAHVREAQHLTGTSIDLSYPWPGETGAATPNPEGPMEVPVPQHLPVKQEGGVAEALTLDSPWHRFRHFHLGDAPGPREALGLLRALCRDWLQPEVHTKEQMLELLVLEQFLSALPADTQAWVCSRRPQSGEEAVALLEELWGPATSPNHSTAVRVSQDTAEGSGVSVGKEDRGMVPLAGDAVPGTEVPPAAGDTRAVRPYKQEPGSPPPAPPAPGLPVFLAAPGAASCPECGKTPLKPAHLQRHRQSHSSEKPHACPECGKAFRRKEHLRRHRGTHPGGPGPALRPLPAREKPHACCECGKTFYWREHLVRHRKTHSGARPFACWECGKGFGRREHVLRHQRIHGRAAASAQGTATPVPEGSGSFPPWPLG; from the exons ATGGAGTCCGGTGAGCTCTGTGCGCATGTGCGGGAAG CACAGCACCTCACAGGGACCTCGATTGACCTGTCCTACCCGTGGCCAGGAGAGACAG GTGCTGCCACCCCCAACCCAGAAGGCCCCATGGAGGTCCCTGTGCCCCAGCACCTGCCAGTGAAGCAGGAGGGCGGGGTGGCCGAGGCCCTGACCCTGGACTCCCCGTGGCATCGCTTCCGCCACTTCCACCTGGGCGATGCGCCAGGGCCACGAGAGGCACTGGGGCTGCTCCGTGCCCTGTGCCGGGACTGGCTGCAGCCAGAGGTGCACACCAAGGAGCAGATGCTGGAGCTGCTGGTGCTAGAGCAGTTCCTGAGTGCCCTACCCGCGGACACCCAGGCCTGGGTGTGCAGTCGAAGGCCCCAGAGCGGGGAGGAGGCCGTGGCCCTGCTGGAGGAGCTCTGG GGACCAGCCACCTCCCCAAATCATTCAACAGCAGTGAGGGTATCTCAGGACACGGCAGAAGGCTCCGGGGTCAGTGTCGGAAAGGAAGATAGAGGGATGGTGCCTTTAG CAGGAGATGCAGTGCCTGGGACTGAGGTGCCGCCAGCAGCAGGGGACACCCGGGCCGTGCGCCCCTACAAGCAGGAGCCGGGCAGCCCACCGCCAGCACCTCCAGCGCCCGGCCTACCTGTCTTCTTGGCAGCCCCAGGCGCCGCGTCCTGCCCGGAGTGCGGCAAGACGCCCCTGAAGCCGGCCCACCTGCAGCGCCACCGGCAGAGCCACTCCAGTGAGAAGCCGCACGCCTGTCCCGAGTGCGGCAAGGCCTTCCGGCGCAAGGAGCACCTACGGCGACATCGCGGCACGCACCCTGGCGGCCCGGGCCCGGCCCTGCGCCCACTACCCGCGCGAGAGAAGCCACACGCATGCTGCGAGTGCGGCAAGACCTTCTACTGGCGTGAGCACCTCGTGCGCCACCGCAAGACGCACTCGGGCGCGCGGCCCTTTGCCTGCTGGGAGTGTGGCAAGGGCTTCGGGCGCCGGGAGCACGTATTGCGCCACCAGCGCATCCACGGCCGAGCGGCAGCTAGCGCACAGGGGACCGCCACGCCGGTCCCTGAGGGCAGCGGCTCATTCCCACCCTGGCCCCTTGGGTAG
- the Znf444 gene encoding zinc finger protein 444 isoform X6, giving the protein MESAQHLTGTSIDLSYPWPGETGAATPNPEGPMEVPVPQHLPVKQEGGVAEALTLDSPWHRFRHFHLGDAPGPREALGLLRALCRDWLQPEVHTKEQMLELLVLEQFLSALPADTQAWVCSRRPQSGEEAVALLEELWGPATSPNHSTAVRVSQDTAEGSGVSVGKEDRGMVPLAGDAVPGTEVPPAAGDTRAVRPYKQEPGSPPPAPPAPGLPVFLAAPGAASCPECGKTPLKPAHLQRHRQSHSSEKPHACPECGKAFRRKEHLRRHRGTHPGGPGPALRPLPAREKPHACCECGKTFYWREHLVRHRKTHSGARPFACWECGKGFGRREHVLRHQRIHGRAAASAQGTATPVPEGSGSFPPWPLG; this is encoded by the exons ATGGAGTCCG CACAGCACCTCACAGGGACCTCGATTGACCTGTCCTACCCGTGGCCAGGAGAGACAG GTGCTGCCACCCCCAACCCAGAAGGCCCCATGGAGGTCCCTGTGCCCCAGCACCTGCCAGTGAAGCAGGAGGGCGGGGTGGCCGAGGCCCTGACCCTGGACTCCCCGTGGCATCGCTTCCGCCACTTCCACCTGGGCGATGCGCCAGGGCCACGAGAGGCACTGGGGCTGCTCCGTGCCCTGTGCCGGGACTGGCTGCAGCCAGAGGTGCACACCAAGGAGCAGATGCTGGAGCTGCTGGTGCTAGAGCAGTTCCTGAGTGCCCTACCCGCGGACACCCAGGCCTGGGTGTGCAGTCGAAGGCCCCAGAGCGGGGAGGAGGCCGTGGCCCTGCTGGAGGAGCTCTGG GGACCAGCCACCTCCCCAAATCATTCAACAGCAGTGAGGGTATCTCAGGACACGGCAGAAGGCTCCGGGGTCAGTGTCGGAAAGGAAGATAGAGGGATGGTGCCTTTAG CAGGAGATGCAGTGCCTGGGACTGAGGTGCCGCCAGCAGCAGGGGACACCCGGGCCGTGCGCCCCTACAAGCAGGAGCCGGGCAGCCCACCGCCAGCACCTCCAGCGCCCGGCCTACCTGTCTTCTTGGCAGCCCCAGGCGCCGCGTCCTGCCCGGAGTGCGGCAAGACGCCCCTGAAGCCGGCCCACCTGCAGCGCCACCGGCAGAGCCACTCCAGTGAGAAGCCGCACGCCTGTCCCGAGTGCGGCAAGGCCTTCCGGCGCAAGGAGCACCTACGGCGACATCGCGGCACGCACCCTGGCGGCCCGGGCCCGGCCCTGCGCCCACTACCCGCGCGAGAGAAGCCACACGCATGCTGCGAGTGCGGCAAGACCTTCTACTGGCGTGAGCACCTCGTGCGCCACCGCAAGACGCACTCGGGCGCGCGGCCCTTTGCCTGCTGGGAGTGTGGCAAGGGCTTCGGGCGCCGGGAGCACGTATTGCGCCACCAGCGCATCCACGGCCGAGCGGCAGCTAGCGCACAGGGGACCGCCACGCCGGTCCCTGAGGGCAGCGGCTCATTCCCACCCTGGCCCCTTGGGTAG
- the Znf444 gene encoding zinc finger protein 444 isoform X3, producing MCGKVRGLGGLAGSEHLTGTSIDLSYPWPGETGAATPNPEGPMEVPVPQHLPVKQEGGVAEALTLDSPWHRFRHFHLGDAPGPREALGLLRALCRDWLQPEVHTKEQMLELLVLEQFLSALPADTQAWVCSRRPQSGEEAVALLEELWGPATSPNHSTAVRVSQDTAEGSGVSVGKEDRGMVPLAGDAVPGTEVPPAAGDTRAVRPYKQEPGSPPPAPPAPGLPVFLAAPGAASCPECGKTPLKPAHLQRHRQSHSSEKPHACPECGKAFRRKEHLRRHRGTHPGGPGPALRPLPAREKPHACCECGKTFYWREHLVRHRKTHSGARPFACWECGKGFGRREHVLRHQRIHGRAAASAQGTATPVPEGSGSFPPWPLG from the exons ATGTGCGGGAAGGTGAGGGGCTTGGGGGGCCTCGCCGGGAGTGAG CACCTCACAGGGACCTCGATTGACCTGTCCTACCCGTGGCCAGGAGAGACAG GTGCTGCCACCCCCAACCCAGAAGGCCCCATGGAGGTCCCTGTGCCCCAGCACCTGCCAGTGAAGCAGGAGGGCGGGGTGGCCGAGGCCCTGACCCTGGACTCCCCGTGGCATCGCTTCCGCCACTTCCACCTGGGCGATGCGCCAGGGCCACGAGAGGCACTGGGGCTGCTCCGTGCCCTGTGCCGGGACTGGCTGCAGCCAGAGGTGCACACCAAGGAGCAGATGCTGGAGCTGCTGGTGCTAGAGCAGTTCCTGAGTGCCCTACCCGCGGACACCCAGGCCTGGGTGTGCAGTCGAAGGCCCCAGAGCGGGGAGGAGGCCGTGGCCCTGCTGGAGGAGCTCTGG GGACCAGCCACCTCCCCAAATCATTCAACAGCAGTGAGGGTATCTCAGGACACGGCAGAAGGCTCCGGGGTCAGTGTCGGAAAGGAAGATAGAGGGATGGTGCCTTTAG CAGGAGATGCAGTGCCTGGGACTGAGGTGCCGCCAGCAGCAGGGGACACCCGGGCCGTGCGCCCCTACAAGCAGGAGCCGGGCAGCCCACCGCCAGCACCTCCAGCGCCCGGCCTACCTGTCTTCTTGGCAGCCCCAGGCGCCGCGTCCTGCCCGGAGTGCGGCAAGACGCCCCTGAAGCCGGCCCACCTGCAGCGCCACCGGCAGAGCCACTCCAGTGAGAAGCCGCACGCCTGTCCCGAGTGCGGCAAGGCCTTCCGGCGCAAGGAGCACCTACGGCGACATCGCGGCACGCACCCTGGCGGCCCGGGCCCGGCCCTGCGCCCACTACCCGCGCGAGAGAAGCCACACGCATGCTGCGAGTGCGGCAAGACCTTCTACTGGCGTGAGCACCTCGTGCGCCACCGCAAGACGCACTCGGGCGCGCGGCCCTTTGCCTGCTGGGAGTGTGGCAAGGGCTTCGGGCGCCGGGAGCACGTATTGCGCCACCAGCGCATCCACGGCCGAGCGGCAGCTAGCGCACAGGGGACCGCCACGCCGGTCCCTGAGGGCAGCGGCTCATTCCCACCCTGGCCCCTTGGGTAG
- the Znf444 gene encoding zinc finger protein 444 isoform X1 has protein sequence MESGELCAHVREGGVTITLSSAQHLTGTSIDLSYPWPGETGAATPNPEGPMEVPVPQHLPVKQEGGVAEALTLDSPWHRFRHFHLGDAPGPREALGLLRALCRDWLQPEVHTKEQMLELLVLEQFLSALPADTQAWVCSRRPQSGEEAVALLEELWGPATSPNHSTAVRVSQDTAEGSGVSVGKEDRGMVPLAGDAVPGTEVPPAAGDTRAVRPYKQEPGSPPPAPPAPGLPVFLAAPGAASCPECGKTPLKPAHLQRHRQSHSSEKPHACPECGKAFRRKEHLRRHRGTHPGGPGPALRPLPAREKPHACCECGKTFYWREHLVRHRKTHSGARPFACWECGKGFGRREHVLRHQRIHGRAAASAQGTATPVPEGSGSFPPWPLG, from the exons ATGGAGTCCGGTGAGCTCTGTGCGCATGTGCGGGAAG GAGGAGTCACAATCACCCTTTCTTCAGCACAGCACCTCACAGGGACCTCGATTGACCTGTCCTACCCGTGGCCAGGAGAGACAG GTGCTGCCACCCCCAACCCAGAAGGCCCCATGGAGGTCCCTGTGCCCCAGCACCTGCCAGTGAAGCAGGAGGGCGGGGTGGCCGAGGCCCTGACCCTGGACTCCCCGTGGCATCGCTTCCGCCACTTCCACCTGGGCGATGCGCCAGGGCCACGAGAGGCACTGGGGCTGCTCCGTGCCCTGTGCCGGGACTGGCTGCAGCCAGAGGTGCACACCAAGGAGCAGATGCTGGAGCTGCTGGTGCTAGAGCAGTTCCTGAGTGCCCTACCCGCGGACACCCAGGCCTGGGTGTGCAGTCGAAGGCCCCAGAGCGGGGAGGAGGCCGTGGCCCTGCTGGAGGAGCTCTGG GGACCAGCCACCTCCCCAAATCATTCAACAGCAGTGAGGGTATCTCAGGACACGGCAGAAGGCTCCGGGGTCAGTGTCGGAAAGGAAGATAGAGGGATGGTGCCTTTAG CAGGAGATGCAGTGCCTGGGACTGAGGTGCCGCCAGCAGCAGGGGACACCCGGGCCGTGCGCCCCTACAAGCAGGAGCCGGGCAGCCCACCGCCAGCACCTCCAGCGCCCGGCCTACCTGTCTTCTTGGCAGCCCCAGGCGCCGCGTCCTGCCCGGAGTGCGGCAAGACGCCCCTGAAGCCGGCCCACCTGCAGCGCCACCGGCAGAGCCACTCCAGTGAGAAGCCGCACGCCTGTCCCGAGTGCGGCAAGGCCTTCCGGCGCAAGGAGCACCTACGGCGACATCGCGGCACGCACCCTGGCGGCCCGGGCCCGGCCCTGCGCCCACTACCCGCGCGAGAGAAGCCACACGCATGCTGCGAGTGCGGCAAGACCTTCTACTGGCGTGAGCACCTCGTGCGCCACCGCAAGACGCACTCGGGCGCGCGGCCCTTTGCCTGCTGGGAGTGTGGCAAGGGCTTCGGGCGCCGGGAGCACGTATTGCGCCACCAGCGCATCCACGGCCGAGCGGCAGCTAGCGCACAGGGGACCGCCACGCCGGTCCCTGAGGGCAGCGGCTCATTCCCACCCTGGCCCCTTGGGTAG
- the Znf444 gene encoding zinc finger protein 444 isoform X8, whose amino-acid sequence MEVPVPQHLPVKQEGGVAEALTLDSPWHRFRHFHLGDAPGPREALGLLRALCRDWLQPEVHTKEQMLELLVLEQFLSALPADTQAWVCSRRPQSGEEAVALLEELWGPATSPNHSTAVRVSQDTAEGSGVSVGKEDRGMVPLAGDAVPGTEVPPAAGDTRAVRPYKQEPGSPPPAPPAPGLPVFLAAPGAASCPECGKTPLKPAHLQRHRQSHSSEKPHACPECGKAFRRKEHLRRHRGTHPGGPGPALRPLPAREKPHACCECGKTFYWREHLVRHRKTHSGARPFACWECGKGFGRREHVLRHQRIHGRAAASAQGTATPVPEGSGSFPPWPLG is encoded by the exons ATGGAGGTCCCTGTGCCCCAGCACCTGCCAGTGAAGCAGGAGGGCGGGGTGGCCGAGGCCCTGACCCTGGACTCCCCGTGGCATCGCTTCCGCCACTTCCACCTGGGCGATGCGCCAGGGCCACGAGAGGCACTGGGGCTGCTCCGTGCCCTGTGCCGGGACTGGCTGCAGCCAGAGGTGCACACCAAGGAGCAGATGCTGGAGCTGCTGGTGCTAGAGCAGTTCCTGAGTGCCCTACCCGCGGACACCCAGGCCTGGGTGTGCAGTCGAAGGCCCCAGAGCGGGGAGGAGGCCGTGGCCCTGCTGGAGGAGCTCTGG GGACCAGCCACCTCCCCAAATCATTCAACAGCAGTGAGGGTATCTCAGGACACGGCAGAAGGCTCCGGGGTCAGTGTCGGAAAGGAAGATAGAGGGATGGTGCCTTTAG CAGGAGATGCAGTGCCTGGGACTGAGGTGCCGCCAGCAGCAGGGGACACCCGGGCCGTGCGCCCCTACAAGCAGGAGCCGGGCAGCCCACCGCCAGCACCTCCAGCGCCCGGCCTACCTGTCTTCTTGGCAGCCCCAGGCGCCGCGTCCTGCCCGGAGTGCGGCAAGACGCCCCTGAAGCCGGCCCACCTGCAGCGCCACCGGCAGAGCCACTCCAGTGAGAAGCCGCACGCCTGTCCCGAGTGCGGCAAGGCCTTCCGGCGCAAGGAGCACCTACGGCGACATCGCGGCACGCACCCTGGCGGCCCGGGCCCGGCCCTGCGCCCACTACCCGCGCGAGAGAAGCCACACGCATGCTGCGAGTGCGGCAAGACCTTCTACTGGCGTGAGCACCTCGTGCGCCACCGCAAGACGCACTCGGGCGCGCGGCCCTTTGCCTGCTGGGAGTGTGGCAAGGGCTTCGGGCGCCGGGAGCACGTATTGCGCCACCAGCGCATCCACGGCCGAGCGGCAGCTAGCGCACAGGGGACCGCCACGCCGGTCCCTGAGGGCAGCGGCTCATTCCCACCCTGGCCCCTTGGGTAG